One genomic segment of Candidatus Polarisedimenticolia bacterium includes these proteins:
- a CDS encoding ABC transporter permease codes for MNLWETIRSVLGEIRHHKMRSVLTLLGIILGTLSITVMTCLLQGVVTTVWAGFADLGYDGVVLVSNRQPRDLTEAAVFARSEGLQPEDSQILLGRARAVDSVAPMDFYEDIVRRGDVERKIRITGATPSYAYVRHRVMEAGRFFNESDQQAFGRVVVLGHRLKKRLFGTENAVGQSVSLGSRRFMVIGVGKKLGNNFVNDNDFVEEMEGLYMPLSTLRKFYSGEAGPLALVAVKTRDEKRLGDLKSEVEASLAIAHRGARDFRVMNIAEEMLRARKQVDEELRSWKIVLGSIAGISLVVGGIGLMSVLLISIGERLYEIGLRKAIGATDFEVFLQFLMESVILSMLGGVLGVAGGVGITLWAGAFFPMGLPIQMDGLAIALGTALALGILYGIYPALIASRLQPVEALRSAA; via the coding sequence ATGAACCTGTGGGAGACGATCCGCTCGGTGCTGGGGGAGATCCGGCACCACAAGATGCGCTCGGTCCTGACGTTGCTCGGGATCATCCTGGGGACGCTGTCGATTACCGTCATGACCTGCCTGCTGCAGGGAGTGGTGACGACGGTCTGGGCCGGGTTCGCCGATCTCGGCTACGACGGGGTGGTGCTGGTGTCGAACCGCCAGCCGCGCGATTTGACCGAGGCGGCGGTGTTCGCCCGCTCCGAGGGATTGCAGCCCGAGGACTCGCAGATCCTGCTCGGCCGCGCCCGCGCGGTCGACTCCGTCGCCCCCATGGATTTCTACGAGGACATCGTCCGCCGCGGGGACGTCGAGCGGAAGATCCGGATCACGGGCGCCACGCCGTCGTACGCCTACGTGCGTCATCGGGTCATGGAAGCAGGACGATTCTTCAACGAGTCCGACCAGCAGGCCTTCGGGCGGGTGGTCGTCCTCGGCCACCGGCTGAAGAAGCGGTTGTTTGGGACCGAGAACGCCGTGGGCCAGAGCGTGAGCCTCGGATCAAGGCGCTTCATGGTGATCGGCGTGGGCAAGAAGCTGGGGAACAACTTCGTCAACGACAACGATTTCGTCGAGGAGATGGAGGGGCTCTACATGCCCCTGAGCACCCTGCGCAAGTTCTACTCGGGCGAGGCGGGACCGCTGGCGCTGGTCGCCGTGAAGACGCGCGACGAGAAGCGGCTCGGGGACCTGAAATCCGAGGTCGAGGCGTCGCTGGCGATCGCCCACCGCGGTGCTAGGGACTTCCGGGTCATGAACATCGCCGAGGAGATGCTGCGGGCCCGCAAGCAGGTGGACGAGGAGCTGCGCAGCTGGAAGATCGTCCTCGGCTCGATCGCCGGCATCTCGCTGGTGGTCGGCGGCATCGGGCTGATGTCGGTGCTGCTGATCTCGATCGGCGAGCGCCTCTACGAGATCGGCCTGCGCAAGGCGATCGGCGCGACCGACTTCGAAGTCTTCCTGCAGTTCCTGATGGAATCGGTCATCCTGTCGATGCTGGGGGGTGTGCTGGGGGTCGCCGGCGGCGTCGGCATCACCCTCTGGGCGGGGGCCTTCTTCCCCATGGGCCTGCCGATTCAGATGGACGGGCTGGCGATTGCGCTGGGAACCGCCCTGGCCCTGGGGATCCTCTACGGCATCTATCCCGCCCTGATTGCTTCCCGCCTGCAGCCGGTCGAGGCGCTGCGCTCCGCCGCCTGA
- a CDS encoding ABC transporter ATP-binding protein, protein MITPAVPPGRSGAAAEPIIRLSDVHKIYGSGEDQVRALRGISLTLEQGDYVAIMGPSGSGKSTLMHILGCLDVPSEGEYELAGTPVSQMSARALARVRNQRVGFVFQSFNLLPRSSLARNVELPLLYAGVGRQERKERAVQALGKVGLAERARSLPSQLSGGQRQRVAIARALVNDPSIVLADEPTGNLDSKTGQEILELFGELHVQGHTVILVTHDPQVASRAGKIVRIVDGKVANGNGHDAA, encoded by the coding sequence ATGATCACGCCCGCCGTGCCCCCGGGCCGCTCCGGCGCCGCCGCTGAGCCCATCATCCGCCTTTCCGACGTGCACAAGATCTACGGCAGCGGGGAGGACCAGGTGCGCGCCCTGCGCGGCATCTCCCTGACCCTGGAGCAGGGCGACTACGTCGCCATCATGGGTCCCTCCGGCTCCGGCAAGTCGACCCTGATGCACATCCTCGGCTGCCTCGACGTCCCGAGCGAAGGGGAGTACGAGCTGGCCGGGACTCCCGTCTCGCAGATGTCGGCGCGGGCGCTCGCGCGGGTGCGCAACCAGCGCGTCGGCTTCGTCTTCCAGAGCTTCAACCTGCTGCCTCGCTCCAGCCTGGCGCGCAATGTCGAGCTGCCGCTGCTGTACGCGGGCGTCGGGCGCCAGGAAAGAAAGGAGCGCGCGGTCCAGGCCCTGGGCAAGGTGGGCCTGGCGGAGCGCGCCCGGTCGCTTCCCTCGCAGCTTTCGGGCGGGCAGCGCCAGCGCGTGGCCATCGCCCGCGCCCTGGTGAACGACCCCTCGATCGTCCTGGCGGATGAGCCCACGGGCAACCTCGATTCGAAGACCGGACAGGAGATCCTGGAGCTGTTCGGCGAGCTGCACGTCCAGGGGCACACCGTGATCCTGGTGACGCACGATCCCCAGGTCGCCTCACGGGCCGGCAAGATCGTGCGTATCGTGGACGGCAAGGTCGCGAACGGCAACGGCCATGACGCTGCGTGA
- a CDS encoding TIGR00366 family protein, producing MPSQTQSPDTSKAPLLERAGRFMADASDRYFPDAFVFALAAVLLVFAFGLALGEKPLKLVGEFGGSFWALVPFTMQMAMVILGGFVVASSAPVARLIGSLGGVPKSARGAVAFVAFFAMASSMISWGLSLVFTGLLVREVTRRVEGVDYRAVGAAAYLGLGSVWALGLSSSAALMQATPSSIPAALLPVTGVIPLSQTVFLWQNLVFAGVLIAVSVAVAYYSCPRPEAARTAAQMGIRFESPAQPAGKALSPAEKLEDSPLWGMAVSVIPLVYLALQVMEKGLVAALDLNNFNLAFLSLGLLLHGRPRAFLQAVGRAVPATAGVLIQFPFYAGIFGLISKTAIAQVLADFFVKISTPGTFPLVVALYSAVLGVFVPSGGGKWILEAPYVMAAANTWQVHLGWTVQIYNAAEALPNLINPFWMLPLMGILNVKARDLAGYSILQLMFHTPLVLFFCWLFARTLPYHPPMLP from the coding sequence ATGCCCTCGCAGACCCAATCCCCGGACACCTCCAAGGCCCCGCTGCTGGAGCGCGCGGGGCGCTTCATGGCCGACGCCAGCGATCGCTACTTTCCCGATGCCTTCGTGTTTGCCCTCGCGGCGGTCCTGCTGGTCTTCGCTTTCGGGCTGGCTCTCGGCGAGAAGCCGCTGAAGCTCGTGGGGGAGTTCGGCGGCAGCTTCTGGGCCCTGGTCCCTTTCACGATGCAGATGGCCATGGTCATCCTGGGGGGCTTCGTCGTCGCCAGCTCCGCCCCGGTGGCCCGTCTCATCGGCTCTCTGGGAGGGGTCCCGAAAAGCGCCCGTGGCGCCGTGGCCTTCGTGGCCTTTTTCGCCATGGCCAGCTCGATGATCTCCTGGGGGCTGTCGCTCGTCTTCACCGGGCTTCTGGTCCGGGAAGTGACCCGGCGAGTGGAAGGAGTCGACTACCGTGCGGTCGGAGCGGCCGCCTATCTCGGCCTCGGGAGCGTCTGGGCATTGGGCCTTTCCTCCTCGGCGGCGCTGATGCAGGCCACTCCCTCTTCCATCCCGGCGGCGCTGCTGCCGGTCACGGGGGTGATTCCGCTCTCGCAGACCGTATTCCTCTGGCAGAACCTGGTCTTTGCGGGCGTGCTCATCGCCGTCTCGGTGGCCGTCGCCTATTACTCCTGCCCGCGCCCGGAAGCGGCGCGCACCGCGGCGCAGATGGGAATTCGCTTCGAATCTCCGGCGCAACCGGCCGGGAAGGCCTTGTCTCCCGCCGAGAAGCTGGAAGACAGCCCTCTCTGGGGGATGGCGGTCTCCGTGATTCCGCTCGTCTATCTGGCGTTGCAGGTAATGGAGAAAGGGCTGGTCGCCGCTTTGGACCTGAACAACTTCAACCTGGCGTTTCTGTCCCTGGGACTTTTGCTGCACGGCCGGCCGCGCGCTTTCCTGCAGGCCGTGGGGCGGGCGGTGCCGGCCACCGCCGGGGTGCTGATCCAATTTCCCTTCTATGCCGGAATCTTCGGGCTGATCTCGAAGACGGCGATTGCCCAGGTGCTCGCCGATTTCTTCGTCAAGATCTCCACGCCCGGCACTTTCCCGCTGGTGGTCGCGCTCTATTCGGCCGTTCTCGGGGTTTTCGTCCCCTCCGGAGGCGGCAAATGGATCCTGGAGGCTCCCTACGTGATGGCGGCGGCCAACACCTGGCAGGTGCACCTCGGCTGGACGGTGCAGATCTACAACGCCGCCGAGGCACTGCCGAACCTGATCAATCCTTTCTGGATGCTTCCCCTGATGGGAATCCTGAACGTGAAGGCGAGAGACCTGGCGGGTTACTCAATCTTGCAACTCATGTTCCACACGCCCCTGGTCCTGTTCTTCTGCTGGCTGTTCGCCCGGACCCTGCCTTACCATCCCCCCATGCTTCCCTGA
- a CDS encoding MMPL family transporter encodes MIPFLLSHRLSTLICFVLLTASLGWFAAHLVVDPGAESVLPASGRDLRDLRRFNATFGADEVIVVAAHSPRLFTAPGLQKLEGLAERMARLPGVTRVLSPTNIKDLDGDELGPFPLVPYQKVKSGEMTPEAMGRYLATHPLFGGLLVSRDAQTAALLLEVQRIEGNSGYRERLVHQVRTLARRAGGDLEIEVAGIPVEKSDVAAYIKRDQRIFAPLILALFAVVTLALYRHPAGAAVPLAVVCGSLVWTLGLYAAAGKSLNPVTSLMTPVILVCAVQEAIHLLNHYLLARASGLKKPDALEEAYRLCRIPCFNAAFTTAVGFGSLLFLPVPAIHDFGIFTGLGVMISYLLTMVLAPLLLALLPDFPPHVHRSFETGRVESWLKRSVCAVAAHPYLSGAAAFLVLGVSLSGIARLRVETDFIGALRPDAPLARATRFIDKHLTGVNSLEIVARGISPADPEGMARLARFEAALRDLPGIRQVTGYPDLAARVNRALHQGQDRFATLPADAEAAADLEEIHDLLAEQAPADLARFVSADGSQLRLAARVTALDTGASQHLFGRIREAARAAGLPKVTLTGNFVVLSDLSTSLVANEVQGLIPAMLVIFAAMVLQFRSWRLGLLSILPASAPIVMAYGLMGWAGIPLSVPTAMIAGIAIGMTVDSTIHLLGHFREEVDRHGDSMRALAAMVDASGRAVVYSTLVVAGGFLVGTFSSFLPSVHFAFLTGATLLFGLACEAVLLPLALLLYRPARRAPGTEPARGTRAALGLVVVVAVGTRLSGPVLAGSWNLQDQYGRPDDPARHRGAPLLVIYGRPPDLRKMKSWEVKTRDKAGETLAVLRGVDARSVKGKKTPAEVSARLQQNVPKEISLLIDWEGELAREYSLPADKVSATLLDPAGKVCVTATGPVNDASLQELLQTLAVVREKGACR; translated from the coding sequence TTGATCCCTTTCCTCCTCTCGCACCGCCTTTCCACTCTTATCTGCTTCGTGCTGCTGACCGCCTCTCTGGGCTGGTTCGCGGCCCACCTCGTCGTGGATCCCGGCGCCGAATCGGTCCTTCCCGCCTCGGGAAGGGACCTTCGCGACCTGCGCCGCTTCAACGCCACCTTCGGGGCCGACGAGGTAATCGTCGTCGCCGCCCATTCGCCGCGCCTGTTCACGGCGCCCGGTCTTCAGAAACTCGAAGGGCTGGCGGAACGGATGGCCCGGCTGCCGGGAGTCACGCGCGTCCTCTCTCCCACCAACATCAAGGATCTCGATGGCGACGAGCTGGGACCGTTCCCGCTGGTCCCCTACCAGAAGGTGAAATCGGGTGAAATGACCCCGGAGGCGATGGGCCGGTACCTGGCGACTCACCCGCTGTTCGGCGGCCTGCTCGTCTCACGCGACGCGCAAACCGCCGCTTTGCTGCTCGAGGTGCAGCGCATCGAAGGGAATTCAGGGTACCGCGAGCGGCTGGTGCATCAGGTGCGCACCCTGGCGCGGCGCGCCGGCGGCGATCTCGAAATCGAGGTGGCCGGAATCCCGGTCGAAAAATCCGACGTCGCCGCCTACATCAAGCGTGACCAGCGGATCTTCGCGCCGCTGATCCTGGCGCTGTTCGCCGTGGTGACCCTGGCGCTGTACCGCCATCCGGCGGGGGCCGCGGTGCCGCTGGCGGTGGTCTGCGGCTCGCTCGTCTGGACGCTCGGGCTGTATGCCGCCGCCGGCAAGAGCCTCAATCCGGTGACTTCGCTGATGACTCCGGTCATCCTGGTCTGCGCGGTCCAGGAGGCGATCCATCTGCTGAACCACTATCTCCTGGCCCGCGCTTCCGGCTTGAAGAAGCCCGACGCTCTCGAGGAGGCTTACCGCCTCTGCCGGATCCCCTGCTTCAACGCCGCCTTCACGACGGCGGTGGGCTTCGGCTCGCTCCTATTTCTTCCGGTCCCCGCGATCCACGACTTCGGGATCTTCACCGGCCTCGGCGTCATGATCTCCTATCTCCTCACCATGGTCCTGGCGCCGCTCCTCCTGGCGCTGCTCCCCGATTTTCCTCCGCACGTGCACCGCTCTTTCGAGACCGGCAGGGTCGAATCGTGGCTCAAGCGAAGCGTGTGCGCCGTGGCGGCCCATCCCTATCTCTCGGGTGCCGCGGCCTTCCTGGTCCTGGGAGTCTCGCTATCCGGCATCGCGCGCCTGCGCGTGGAGACCGATTTCATCGGGGCGTTGAGGCCCGATGCGCCGCTGGCGCGCGCCACCCGCTTCATCGACAAGCACCTGACCGGGGTGAATTCGCTGGAAATCGTGGCGCGCGGCATCTCCCCGGCCGATCCCGAAGGGATGGCCCGCCTGGCGCGCTTCGAGGCAGCGCTGCGCGATCTGCCCGGAATCCGCCAGGTGACCGGCTATCCCGATCTGGCGGCGCGGGTGAACCGGGCGCTGCACCAGGGGCAGGACCGGTTCGCCACGCTCCCGGCCGACGCCGAGGCGGCCGCCGACCTGGAGGAGATCCATGATCTTCTCGCCGAGCAGGCACCCGCCGATCTCGCCCGCTTCGTCTCGGCCGACGGCTCACAGCTGCGCCTGGCGGCACGCGTCACGGCGCTCGACACCGGCGCCTCGCAGCATCTCTTCGGCCGCATCCGCGAAGCCGCGCGCGCCGCCGGCCTTCCCAAGGTCACTCTGACCGGCAATTTCGTGGTGCTGTCGGACCTGTCGACTTCGCTGGTGGCCAACGAGGTCCAGGGGCTCATCCCGGCGATGCTGGTGATCTTCGCCGCCATGGTCCTGCAGTTCCGATCCTGGCGCCTGGGGCTGCTGAGCATCCTCCCGGCGAGCGCTCCGATCGTGATGGCCTACGGGCTGATGGGATGGGCCGGCATCCCGCTGTCGGTGCCGACCGCGATGATTGCCGGGATCGCCATCGGCATGACCGTGGACAGCACCATCCATCTGCTGGGACATTTCCGCGAGGAGGTGGATCGGCACGGCGACAGCATGCGGGCCCTGGCGGCAATGGTGGACGCGAGCGGCCGGGCCGTGGTCTACTCGACGCTGGTGGTGGCGGGAGGCTTTCTGGTCGGCACTTTCAGCTCTTTTCTCCCTTCGGTCCATTTCGCCTTTCTCACGGGAGCGACGCTGTTGTTCGGATTGGCTTGCGAGGCGGTGCTCCTTCCCCTGGCGCTGCTGCTCTACCGACCCGCCCGGCGCGCGCCGGGAACGGAGCCGGCGCGCGGGACGCGGGCCGCCTTGGGCCTCGTTGTGGTCGTGGCGGTGGGGACGAGGCTCTCAGGACCCGTCCTGGCCGGAAGCTGGAACCTCCAGGACCAGTACGGCCGTCCCGACGATCCGGCGCGCCACCGCGGCGCGCCGCTTCTGGTCATCTACGGGCGGCCGCCGGATTTGCGCAAGATGAAGTCGTGGGAGGTGAAGACGCGTGACAAGGCCGGCGAGACGCTGGCCGTCCTGCGCGGGGTCGACGCCCGCTCGGTGAAGGGGAAGAAGACGCCGGCCGAGGTGAGCGCGCGCCTGCAGCAGAACGTGCCGAAGGAGATCTCGCTGCTCATCGATTGGGAGGGCGAGCTGGCGCGCGAGTACTCCCTGCCGGCGGACAAGGTCAGCGCCACGCTGCTGGATCCGGCCGGGAAAGTCTGCGTGACCGCAACCGGACCGGTGAACGACGCCTCGCTCCAGGAACTGCTGCAAACTCTCGCCGTGGTGCGGGAAAAGGGAGCCTGCCGATGA
- a CDS encoding efflux RND transporter periplasmic adaptor subunit, protein MAGLRRGRRRWIWVVVVLILVVLGGGAAFYSRANARNKQAWTSDDLDLRVGKSEMADIQVAVNEVGTIEPVVKVDVKSTLSGKVTDLLVKEGEKVRRGQVLARVEPDVNQAQTLSQVRSELTLAEIEAANAERNLKTNQRLNEEGLLADEQLKDFRVRFDTAKENLQAAKTKSRIMVESGIPLEGEISTSQRVNIVSPMDGTVVKRNVEIGQTVTSGVSSFNEGTALYTVADVGSMLIKASVNEVDIGRVRLSMPVMITVDAFPYRRFDGKVTHISPAARLKEKVKVFDIEVTLKEQVADFRAGMTANIEVRGDKVDNVLAVPVEGIFKKKDREVVYLLKKPFDAAKPGEKEPKKTRSGKLDVSDVWQRFFDEKEVKVGLVSLEKAQIQEGLESGAQLALEDPTKPRQVDEND, encoded by the coding sequence ATGGCTGGCTTGAGACGCGGACGTCGTCGCTGGATCTGGGTAGTCGTGGTGTTGATCCTGGTGGTCCTGGGAGGCGGCGCGGCTTTCTACAGCCGGGCGAATGCCCGCAACAAGCAGGCCTGGACCAGCGACGATCTCGACCTGCGGGTCGGGAAGTCGGAGATGGCCGACATCCAGGTAGCCGTCAACGAGGTGGGGACGATCGAGCCGGTGGTGAAGGTCGACGTGAAGTCGACCCTGTCGGGGAAGGTCACCGATCTCCTGGTCAAGGAAGGAGAGAAGGTCCGCCGCGGGCAGGTCCTGGCGCGGGTCGAGCCCGACGTCAACCAGGCCCAGACCCTCTCGCAGGTGCGCTCCGAGCTGACACTCGCCGAGATCGAGGCGGCCAACGCCGAGCGCAACCTCAAGACCAACCAGCGCCTCAACGAGGAAGGGCTTCTGGCCGACGAGCAGCTCAAGGATTTCCGGGTGCGCTTCGATACGGCGAAGGAAAACCTCCAGGCGGCCAAGACCAAGTCACGCATCATGGTGGAGAGTGGCATTCCCCTGGAGGGGGAGATCTCGACCTCCCAGAGGGTGAACATCGTCTCACCGATGGACGGGACGGTGGTGAAGAGGAACGTGGAGATCGGGCAGACGGTCACCTCGGGAGTCTCCTCCTTCAATGAAGGAACCGCGCTCTACACCGTGGCGGATGTCGGCTCGATGCTCATCAAGGCGTCGGTCAACGAGGTCGACATCGGCCGGGTGCGCCTGTCGATGCCGGTCATGATCACCGTCGACGCCTTTCCCTACCGGCGCTTCGACGGAAAGGTAACGCACATCTCGCCCGCCGCCCGCCTCAAGGAGAAGGTCAAGGTCTTCGACATCGAGGTGACCTTGAAGGAGCAGGTGGCCGATTTCCGCGCCGGGATGACCGCCAACATCGAGGTGCGCGGCGACAAGGTGGACAACGTCCTGGCGGTCCCGGTCGAGGGGATCTTCAAGAAGAAGGACCGCGAGGTGGTCTATCTCCTCAAGAAGCCGTTCGATGCCGCCAAGCCGGGGGAGAAGGAGCCCAAGAAGACGCGCTCCGGGAAGCTGGACGTCTCCGATGTCTGGCAGCGCTTCTTCGACGAGAAAGAGGTGAAGGTGGGGCTGGTGAGCCTCGAGAAGGCCCAGATCCAGGAAGGGCTGGAAAGCGGGGCGCAGCTGGCCCTCGAAGATCCCACCAAACCGCGCCAGGTCGACGAGAACGACTGA
- a CDS encoding radical SAM protein gives MKILLVAMPDSASCFDHIMELPNLALCCLAGNLDGRHEVRILDLVKHRKRAAQALQDQMRRFSPDLVGISAMSFQIGSARKTAALCRAMKPEVITVLGGYHATIMWKEIGEGYDRHLFDYVVRGEGEGVFNDLVRALDSHGDPGDIAGLSYRRGDELRHNLPAPLLDLEQVRPPDRSGRVSERFLWMGRPFDVAESSRGCTMPCGFCSIRRMYGKTFRLYPDEQVVADLRDVKARGARGVLFVDDNVTLDGPRLKDLCLRFEQEKVNDLFIVMQASVFPIAADLEIAEAMARGGVKMVFLGIESGSERNLRVLGKTKQASLTGKVVRALRQAGIIVIGGFIVGNPDDREEDIRATYRYVKEIGVDHGIVQCLTPYPKTELRRQLLEQNLVTNADDLDRYNGFIPNVRTKHLSQKDLARIMTGAGIRLYWDPRYVAQNGIWKACPQQTFWMLWNNIKFIFTGYAGEMFLSRHRFEPDLPVGLPDGLLSPSHSEILTPGKDPVYGRDPKSLPLEVS, from the coding sequence ATGAAGATCCTCCTGGTCGCCATGCCCGACTCCGCCTCCTGCTTCGATCACATCATGGAGCTGCCGAACCTGGCACTCTGCTGCCTGGCGGGGAACCTGGACGGGCGGCACGAGGTGCGCATCCTCGACCTGGTGAAGCACCGCAAGCGTGCCGCGCAGGCGCTGCAGGACCAGATGCGCCGGTTCTCGCCCGATCTGGTCGGAATCTCCGCCATGTCGTTCCAGATCGGCTCGGCCCGCAAGACGGCGGCGCTGTGTCGCGCCATGAAGCCCGAGGTGATCACGGTGCTGGGCGGCTACCATGCCACGATCATGTGGAAGGAGATCGGCGAGGGATACGACCGGCATCTGTTCGATTACGTGGTGCGGGGGGAGGGAGAAGGCGTCTTCAACGATCTCGTCCGCGCCCTCGATTCGCACGGCGATCCCGGCGACATCGCGGGGCTGTCGTACCGCCGCGGCGACGAGCTCCGGCACAACCTGCCCGCCCCTCTCCTGGATCTCGAGCAGGTGCGCCCGCCCGATCGGAGCGGCCGTGTCTCGGAGCGCTTCCTGTGGATGGGCCGTCCTTTCGACGTGGCCGAGAGCAGCCGCGGCTGCACCATGCCCTGCGGCTTCTGCAGCATCCGCCGCATGTACGGCAAGACCTTCCGCCTCTACCCGGACGAGCAGGTGGTCGCCGACCTGCGTGACGTCAAGGCGCGCGGGGCGCGCGGCGTCCTCTTCGTGGATGACAACGTGACGCTCGACGGGCCGCGCCTGAAGGATCTCTGCCTGCGCTTCGAGCAGGAGAAGGTCAATGACCTGTTCATCGTCATGCAGGCGAGCGTCTTTCCCATCGCCGCCGATCTCGAGATTGCCGAAGCCATGGCGCGCGGCGGGGTCAAGATGGTCTTCCTGGGGATCGAGAGCGGCAGCGAGCGAAATCTGAGAGTGCTCGGCAAGACCAAGCAGGCGTCGCTCACCGGCAAGGTCGTGCGCGCCCTGCGCCAGGCGGGCATCATCGTGATCGGCGGCTTCATCGTCGGCAATCCCGACGACCGCGAGGAAGATATCCGCGCCACCTACCGATACGTGAAGGAAATCGGCGTCGACCACGGCATCGTGCAGTGTCTGACTCCGTATCCGAAGACCGAGCTGCGCCGCCAGCTCCTCGAGCAGAACCTGGTCACCAACGCCGACGATCTGGACCGCTACAACGGCTTCATCCCCAACGTCCGCACGAAGCACCTCTCTCAAAAGGACCTCGCCCGCATCATGACGGGGGCGGGGATCCGTCTCTATTGGGACCCGCGCTACGTGGCGCAGAACGGCATCTGGAAAGCCTGTCCCCAACAGACCTTCTGGATGCTCTGGAACAACATCAAGTTCATCTTCACCGGCTACGCCGGCGAGATGTTCCTGTCGCGGCATCGCTTCGAGCCCGATCTTCCGGTCGGCCTGCCCGACGGCCTGCTCTCTCCCTCTCACTCCGAGATTCTTACTCCCGGCAAGGATCCGGTCTATGGCCGGGATCCCAAGTCCCTGCCTCTCGAGGTCTCCTGA
- a CDS encoding ABC transporter permease: MTLRESIIDGLADVRAHKLRTFLQTLGVILGVASLVAVQGLVDSGRRQATKFFAEFGGLTKVLVVNQPTKETVVTAKQLASAGLTWSDAEAIRREVPFATLVDPIATDEMIIRYGDYERRNDISGATPDYAAVYKFYPARGRFLIPDDMESQARVCVLGDTAARRYFGNEDPLGKILTIGDVGFKVVGVMKRKEFYFGDDDHNALEWMNRETYIPLTALYARFTGDERKRVGYINVIVDKVDNNPKAAAAIEAVLRRRHGGIKDFDVINRAERLKQRAQQNQVFDIVFLVSGIVSLLVGGIVIMNIMLASFRERIREVGVRKALGARGLDIALQFLVESVLVTTLGGGMGLALGVVFAQIISNLIGQPAVITMQMALIGVISSVTVGLVFGLYPAVKASRLNPVEALRYE; the protein is encoded by the coding sequence ATGACGCTGCGTGAATCGATCATCGACGGCCTGGCCGACGTTCGGGCCCACAAGCTCAGGACCTTCCTGCAGACACTGGGAGTGATCCTGGGGGTGGCGTCGCTGGTGGCGGTGCAGGGGCTGGTCGACTCGGGCCGGCGGCAGGCCACCAAGTTCTTCGCGGAGTTCGGTGGACTGACCAAGGTGCTGGTGGTGAACCAGCCTACCAAGGAGACCGTGGTCACGGCGAAGCAGCTCGCCAGCGCCGGGCTCACCTGGAGCGACGCCGAGGCGATCCGGCGGGAAGTTCCCTTCGCCACCCTGGTGGATCCGATCGCCACCGACGAGATGATCATCCGCTACGGCGATTACGAGCGGCGCAACGATATCTCCGGCGCCACCCCCGATTACGCCGCGGTCTACAAGTTCTACCCCGCGAGAGGAAGGTTCCTGATCCCGGACGACATGGAGTCGCAGGCGCGGGTCTGCGTGCTGGGGGACACCGCGGCACGGCGCTACTTCGGGAACGAGGATCCGCTGGGGAAGATCCTCACCATCGGTGACGTCGGCTTCAAAGTCGTCGGGGTGATGAAGCGCAAGGAGTTCTACTTTGGCGACGACGATCACAACGCCCTGGAGTGGATGAACCGCGAGACCTACATCCCGCTGACGGCGCTGTACGCCCGCTTCACCGGCGACGAGCGCAAGCGCGTCGGGTACATCAACGTCATCGTCGACAAGGTGGACAACAACCCGAAGGCGGCGGCGGCGATCGAGGCGGTGCTCCGGCGCCGGCACGGGGGGATCAAGGATTTCGATGTGATCAACCGGGCCGAGCGGCTCAAACAGCGGGCCCAGCAGAACCAGGTCTTCGACATCGTCTTCCTGGTGTCGGGAATCGTGTCGCTGCTGGTGGGCGGCATCGTCATCATGAACATCATGCTGGCCTCGTTCCGCGAGCGCATCCGCGAGGTGGGGGTGCGCAAGGCGCTGGGCGCGCGCGGGCTGGACATCGCCCTGCAGTTCCTGGTGGAGTCGGTGCTGGTCACCACCCTGGGCGGGGGGATGGGGCTCGCCCTGGGGGTAGTCTTCGCCCAGATCATCTCCAACCTGATCGGCCAGCCTGCGGTCATCACGATGCAGATGGCCCTCATCGGCGTGATCTCCTCGGTGACGGTGGGCCTGGTCTTCGGGCTCTACCCGGCGGTCAAGGCTTCCCGGCTCAACCCGGTCGAAGCGCTGAGGTACGAATGA